Proteins from a single region of Sphingopyxis sp. BSN-002:
- a CDS encoding spermidine/putrescine ABC transporter substrate-binding protein, producing the protein MDLNELLKQNRGRRSLLQALGVAAVGISFGGGLAACSKGEGKKLANGEEAKLNFYNWDTYIGETTLDDFKKSSGVEVTMDLFDSNDTLFAKFKAGNPGYDVIVPSNDFVERMIRADMLQQLDHAQIPNIKNIEPSFINVDYDPGRKFSMPYTWLVLGIGYRKSKVKTKPDSWKVLFDSPEYAGRIAWLSEAGDMFRLYGKYLGKSVNALTPADIETISAMMIKQKPNVKKFHEDDGQDLLMKGDCDVVLEYNGDIAQVMTEDDDLDFIVPKEGSQFNSDTLCIPKGAPHPKNAHAFINYMLDAEVDKKITEKILYPTPNAAAKALMPESYKNNPVIFPPADILAKCEYAKFNEKLQPLYEEAFTKVRAS; encoded by the coding sequence ATGGATCTGAACGAACTGCTGAAACAAAACCGGGGTCGTCGCTCGCTCTTGCAGGCCCTCGGGGTGGCAGCGGTCGGGATCAGCTTTGGCGGCGGCCTCGCGGCCTGCAGCAAGGGCGAAGGCAAGAAGCTCGCGAACGGCGAGGAAGCCAAGCTCAACTTCTACAACTGGGATACCTATATCGGCGAAACGACGCTCGACGATTTCAAGAAATCGTCCGGGGTCGAGGTCACGATGGACCTTTTCGACAGCAACGACACGCTGTTCGCGAAGTTCAAGGCCGGCAACCCCGGCTATGACGTGATCGTCCCGTCGAACGATTTCGTCGAGCGCATGATCCGCGCCGACATGCTGCAACAGCTCGACCATGCGCAGATCCCGAATATCAAGAATATCGAGCCGAGCTTCATCAACGTCGATTATGATCCGGGCCGCAAATTCTCGATGCCCTACACCTGGCTGGTTCTCGGCATCGGCTATCGCAAGTCGAAGGTCAAAACGAAGCCCGACAGCTGGAAAGTGCTGTTCGACAGCCCCGAATATGCCGGCCGCATCGCCTGGCTGTCGGAGGCGGGCGACATGTTCCGCCTTTACGGCAAATATCTCGGCAAATCGGTCAACGCGCTGACCCCCGCCGATATCGAGACGATCTCGGCAATGATGATCAAGCAAAAGCCCAATGTGAAGAAATTCCACGAGGACGACGGGCAGGATCTACTGATGAAGGGCGACTGCGACGTCGTGCTCGAATATAATGGCGACATCGCGCAGGTGATGACCGAGGATGACGATCTCGACTTCATCGTGCCGAAGGAAGGCAGCCAGTTCAATTCGGACACGCTGTGCATTCCGAAGGGGGCGCCGCACCCGAAAAACGCGCACGCCTTCATCAACTATATGCTCGACGCCGAAGTCGACAAGAAGATCACGGAAAAGATTCTCTATCCGACCCCGAACGCCGCGGCGAAGGCGCTGATGCCCGAAAGCTACAAGAACAACCCGGTCATCTTCCCGCCTGCGGATATCCTCGCAAAATGCGAATATGCGAAGTTCAACGAGAAGCTGCAGCCGCTCTATGAGGAAGCCTTCACCAAGGTGCGGGCATCGTAA
- a CDS encoding ABC transporter permease has protein sequence MAEQDWKTNKRVFAAVSLPTLLWTILFFVIPMGIVWVYSFGQNAGLNEIDISGTLDNYKRATEYLYLSIFGKSFAVAALVTLICLIVGFPVAMAITFASEKWRPWLLLGIMLPFWTNLLVRTYALMIILGQQGYANKGLEALWGGASWIKTLIGLQPLPTWEPAQLLFNNFAVVFGLVYVHLPFMVLPLYAALDRLDRSLIEASLDLGAGHFRTIMRIVVPLAAPGIVAGVMITLIPALGAYLTPDLMGGTDSQMIANVIERQFKKANDWPFGAALSFILIYAMFILIALQSMRRKVPELH, from the coding sequence GTGGCCGAGCAGGACTGGAAAACGAACAAGCGGGTCTTCGCGGCGGTTTCGCTGCCGACCCTGCTGTGGACGATCCTTTTCTTCGTCATCCCGATGGGGATCGTCTGGGTCTACAGCTTCGGTCAGAACGCCGGGCTCAACGAAATCGACATTTCGGGAACGCTCGACAATTACAAGCGCGCGACCGAATATCTCTACCTCAGCATCTTCGGCAAGAGCTTCGCGGTCGCCGCGCTCGTCACGCTGATCTGCCTGATCGTCGGCTTTCCCGTCGCGATGGCGATTACCTTCGCCAGCGAGAAATGGCGGCCGTGGCTGCTGCTCGGCATCATGCTGCCCTTCTGGACCAATTTGCTGGTGCGCACCTATGCGCTGATGATCATCCTCGGGCAGCAGGGCTATGCGAACAAGGGGCTCGAGGCGCTGTGGGGCGGTGCGAGCTGGATCAAGACGCTTATCGGGCTCCAACCGCTCCCGACATGGGAACCCGCACAGCTTCTCTTCAATAATTTCGCGGTCGTTTTCGGGCTCGTCTATGTCCACCTGCCCTTCATGGTCCTGCCGCTCTATGCCGCGCTCGACCGGCTCGACCGCAGCCTGATCGAGGCGAGCCTCGATCTGGGCGCCGGCCATTTCCGCACAATCATGCGCATCGTCGTCCCACTCGCCGCGCCGGGCATCGTCGCGGGCGTGATGATCACGCTGATCCCCGCGCTCGGCGCCTATCTGACCCCCGACCTGATGGGCGGCACCGACAGCCAGATGATCGCCAACGTGATCGAGCGCCAGTTCAAGAAGGCGAACGACTGGCCCTTCGGCGCTGCGCTCTCCTTCATTCTGATCTATGCGATGTTCATCCTGATCGCGCTGCAGTCGATGCGCCGCAAAGTGCCGGAGCTTCACTGA
- a CDS encoding ABC transporter permease: MALFSRTPRAPLEYSRTLWMRLWVGAVMVFLYAPLIVLMIFSFNDSKRNVVWRGFTMKYYDKALNNDVLVEALVNSLTIAALATIASLILGAISAVMLWRFRFPLKSAVDGTISLPIIVPEICMGVAFLMFFAKVQWPTDLVWPFNLSAITIAHITFCFPFVTMVVRSRLASFNREQEEAAKDLGAGEWQMFRDVLIPHMKPALIAGALLSFTLSLDDFVITYFTSGPDTVTFPVKVYSMLRFSVTPEVNAASTILIVLTIVLTAVALKLQGVKAIAETH; the protein is encoded by the coding sequence ATGGCGCTGTTCAGCCGCACTCCGCGTGCACCGCTCGAATATAGCCGCACCCTGTGGATGCGGCTGTGGGTCGGCGCGGTGATGGTCTTTCTCTATGCGCCGCTGATAGTGCTGATGATCTTCAGCTTCAACGACAGCAAGCGCAACGTCGTGTGGCGCGGCTTCACGATGAAATATTACGACAAGGCGCTGAACAACGACGTGCTGGTCGAGGCGCTGGTCAATTCGCTGACCATCGCCGCGCTGGCAACGATCGCCAGCCTGATCCTCGGCGCCATCTCTGCGGTGATGCTCTGGCGCTTCCGCTTCCCGCTCAAGAGCGCGGTCGACGGAACGATCTCGCTGCCGATCATCGTTCCCGAAATCTGCATGGGCGTCGCTTTCCTGATGTTCTTCGCAAAGGTGCAGTGGCCGACCGACCTCGTCTGGCCGTTCAACCTCAGCGCGATCACGATCGCCCACATTACCTTCTGCTTTCCCTTTGTGACGATGGTCGTGCGGTCGCGTCTCGCGAGCTTCAACCGCGAGCAGGAAGAAGCTGCGAAGGACCTTGGCGCCGGCGAATGGCAGATGTTCCGCGACGTGCTGATCCCGCATATGAAGCCGGCGCTCATTGCCGGCGCGCTGCTGTCGTTCACGCTCAGCCTCGACGATTTCGTCATCACCTATTTCACCAGCGGCCCTGACACTGTCACCTTCCCGGTGAAAGTCTATTCGATGCTGCGCTTCTCGGTAACGCCCGAGGTCAACGCCGCCTCGACCATCCTGATTGTCCTGACCATCGTTTTGACTGCCGTCGCGCTGAAGCTTCAGGGCGTGAAGGCCATCGCGGAAACCCACTGA